The genomic DNA GCCTTAGAGACCCGAGATTTCTATCTACTCCGCCCCCCCGACAATGCAACTGGTTATTTACTTGTACGCATTTTGAATTTCTCCAAACTGATTCGGaaacttgagagagagagaaagagagagagagagagagagagattgattgagaatgtgtgtgtgtgtgtgtgtgtgcgcgcgcgagCACCTacctggctgtgggtttttaagaGCACTCACGAATCATCTGGGATCTCttttccctgccccctccctcttTTTCCAATTCTCAGTGAAAGCTTTCAGGTTTGGAATCAAAGACGCAGGCATGCATTTTGTTTTTACCCTGCAGACTTAAATACCATTCAAGAAATACCATCAGAGAAACCTAACTCTCAATGACCAAAATGACTAATATTCGACTTCaggttcttaaaataaaatatgtgcataAATTATACACTTTTCAAAGAAAACTCCTCCTCAATCGTATTATATGAAATGTATATGATATGAATATGTTTCAAATAGCTACATTCAACATGCCAAAAAAAGGCTTCAAAGACATCAAAAGGCATAAAACTActgcagagaaggaagaaatgccTTTAAAGCATAGATGAAAATGGCGTGCGGTATAATTACCTCAAATTGCTGTTCGCTTGACACCCTGACACTAATTTTATTCAAGCCAttggaaataaatgttttaaaagcacTCCTTTCCGAACGCTGGAGCTTGTGGAGGCCATGAGGTCGTtaggggaaggaaagggtaaaGTTTCCGGCAcgcaaaaataattaaataacccATTTAAAATAGGCATCTATGTAGATCGACAGACAGCTTTAAGGCCCACATTTTTAACGCTTGCCCTGTAcgtgaattgattttttttttcttcagcattCCCTCACTAGATGGATTTTTGCTACTGCAGATCAGCAGAGGGTGTCAGATCTTTCAGAGTGCACCAGGCTGGAATGAGCAGAGCTTCTTAGCAACTCCCCCCGCCCCGCACTCTCGcgctctctcccttcctccctcagaCAACTGGCCCCCCTCCGCCCGCCCTTCTCCTCCCGCCCCCTCCACGTAATTCCGAAAgagcagaagaaaaaggagaacaagAAAAGAAGAGCTAATAAGGGAGAGCGGgagtccagaaaaaaaaaaaaaattataagggctGAAGAGGACCGaatgcaagaaaaggaaaaggatggacAGCCCTAAAAAGCAGCGATTGCGGAAATTTTCCAGCGCCATTGGCTGGGCAGTGTGAGTCTTTCCGTCGGGGCATGATTTCAGCACCGGGGGGACTGGACAGCACCTCGGGGGTACTTCTGGGCTTTGGGCAGCCACGGTAGAAACTCCACCAGCAGCCTCAACCACAGAAGCCGCCGAAAACCCCGCTTTGTATCAGAAAGGCAAGGTCAGTGCGACGCACAGCCATGCACAGGCAGTGCGCCTCTACTACGCTGCAAACCCTCTGCTTCTTTCTCTAACATGCCCTTGTTTCTAATTACTTGCATTGCTTCCTTTCTGACTAGTGAAGACCGCTAGGCGAGATTTTCTAAgtgtgttttaaatttatatgtattatttaacttatttttggttgttttaaaagGGTTGAAGGGTTGTGGGGTTTTTTccctactttttaatttttttcatttatttatttattttttatttttatatttttttgcttgCCTTGCACTACGTGCCTGGATAGTTTGTGGATATAATTATTGACTGGCGTCTGGGCTGTTGCAGGGCGGGGGGGTTAGGGAGGAAAGaatccatccccacccccccaaaaccttttcttctccttccctggGTTCGGACGTTGGAGCACTAAATGAACTTGAATTGTGTCTGTGGCGAGCAGGATGGTCGCTGTTACTTTGTGATGAGATCGGGGATGAATTGCTCGCTTTAAACATGCTGCTTTGGATTCTGTTGCTGGAGACGTCTCTTTGTTTTGCCGCTGGAAACGTTACAGGGGACGTTTGCAAAGAGAAGATCTGTTCCTGCAATGAGATAGAAGGGGACCTGCACGTAGACTGTGAAAAAAAGGGCTTTACAAGTCTGCAGCGTTTCACCGCCCCGACTTCGCAGTTTTACCATCTATTTCTGCATGGCAATTCCCTCACTCGACTTTTCCCTAATGAGTTCGCTAACTTTTATAATGCCGTTAGTTTGCACATGGAAAACAATGGTTTGCATGAAATCGTTCCCGGGGCTTTTCTGGGGCTGCAGCTGGTGAAAAGGCTGCACATCAACAACAACAAGATCAAGTCTTTTCGAAAGCAGACCTTTTTGGGGCTGGACGATCTGGAATATCTCCAGGCTGATTTTAATTTATTGCGGGATATAGACCCAGGAGCCTTTCAGGACTTGAACAAGCTGGAGGTGCTCATTTTAAATGACAATCTCATTAGCACTCTACCTGCCAACGTGTTCCAGTATGTGCCCATCACCCACCTCGACCTCCGGGGAAACAGGCTGAAAACGTTGCCCTATGAGGAGGTCTTGGAGCAAATCCCTGGCATTGCTGAGATCCTGTTAGAAGATAACCCCTGGGACTGCACTTGTGATCTCCTCTCCCTGAAAGAATGGCTCGAAAACATTCCCAAAAATGCCCTGATCGGCCGAGTGGTGTGCGAAGCTCCCACCAGACTGCAGGGTAAAGACCTCAATGAAACAACCGAACGAGACTTGTGCCCGTTGAAAAACCGAGTGGATTCTAGTCTCCCAGCGCCCCCTGCCCAAGAAGAGACCTTCGCTCCTGGCCCCCTGCCAACACCCTTCAAGACAAATGGACAAGAGGATCATGCCACCGCAGGATCTGCTCCAAACGGAGGTACAAAGATTCCAGGCAATTGGCAGATCAAAATCAGACCCACCGCAGCGATAGCGGCCGGCAGCGCCAGAAACAAACCCCCCGCCAGCGGCTTGCCCTGCCCTGGGGGCTGCAGCTGCGATCACATCCCAGGGTCGGGTTTAAAGATGAACTGTAACAATCGGAACGTGAGCAGCTTGGCTGATTTGAAGCCCAAGCTCTCCAATGTGCAGGAGCTTTTCCTGCGAGATAACAAGATCCACAGCATCCGAAAATCGCACTTTGTGGATTACAAGAACCTCATTCTGTTGGATCTGGGCAACAATAACATCGCCGCCGTGGAGAACAACACTTTCAAGAACCTTTTGGACCTCAGGTGGCTATACATGGATAGCAACTACCTGGACACCCTGTCCCGGGAGAAATTCGCGGGACTTCAGAACCTTGAGTACCTAAACGTGGAGTACAACGCGATCCAGCTCATCCTCCCTGGCACCTTCAATGCCATGCCCAAACTGAGGATCCTTATTCTCAACAACAACTTGCTGAGGTCCCTACCCGTAGATGTCTTCGCTGGGGTCTCGCTGTCTAAGCTCAGCTTGCACAACAATTACTTCATGTACCTCCCGGTGGCAGGTGTACTGGACCAGTTAACCTCCATCATCCAGATAGACCTGCATGGCAACCCCTGGGAGTGCTCCTGCACCATTGTGCCTTTCAAGCAGTGGGCAGAACGCCTGGGTTCCGAAGTGCTGATGAGCGACCTCAAGTGTGAGACGCCGGTGAACTTCTTTAGGAAGGATTTCATGCTCCTTTCCAATGACGAGATCTGCCCCCAGCTGTATGCTAGAATCTCGCCTACGTTAACTTCGCACAGTAAAAACAGCACCGGGTTGGCGGAGACTGGGACGCACTCCAACTCCTACCTAGACACCAGCAGGGTATCCATCTCCGTGCTGGTCCCTGGACTGCTGCTGGTGTTTGTCACCTCCGCCTTCACCGTGGTGGGCATGCTCGTGTTTATCCTGAGGAACCGAAAGCGGTCCAAGAGAAGGGATGCCAACTCCTCTGCATCAGAAATTAATTCCCTACAGACAGTCTGTGACTCTTCCTACTGGCACAATGGGCCTTACAACGCAGATGGGGCCCACAGGGTCTATGACTGTGGTTCTCACTCCCTCTCAGACTAAGACCCCCAAccggagtgggggaggggagctggaAGACGAGCCCCCCTCCCAGAGGTTAAAGGAGCTCTTATCCAAGATCAACGTGCTCCAAGGCTTGAcgaacataaattaaaaaaataattatgaactCGATCAACTGAGAGGGTCTGACCCGTTAACTCCCTTCTGGAAACAAAGCGCAGACTGTAGCAAGCTGGGAGAGCGCAGCCAGCTCGCTCGTTGCCCGGAGTCCCTTTTGAGAGAAAGCCCACCAGAGGCCCTGCTAGAGAAACTGACTGTGCCCTTGCTGTCAGCCGAGGGGCCCGCGGGGCTCGCTACCGCCGTtctatacataaatacatatatccaCATCTATATAGAGAGATAGATATCTATTTTTCCCCCTGTGGATTAGCCCCGTGAATAGGGGGGCGTGATGGCGCCCTGTTGGCTACACAGGGATGGCAGTTGCACGAAGGCATGAATGTATTGTAAATAAATAACTCAGACTTTTGACAAAACAGCAAGAAACAAAAGTGCTGCATGGCTCGCATGGAATTCACGCGCTCCAGAGACGCTGCCCTTCCCCGCGACTGGAGATGGCGTCTAGTTCACAGCACCCACCCTCTTATCTGATAAGTCCCATCGTATCAAACTTTctataaacaaaatacagtataATCAGAAAGTGCCATTTCGCCATTATTTGTGATCGGTAGGCAATTCAGATCGTACGtttactgtgaaaaaaaaatgtaaaggttTTATTTAAGACATTTGCATGGCTAATCATCAGTTCATTTTATGAGTTTAAAACGGTAGTTTGTTGATCGAAGTTTTTATAGgttattttgggttttttcttccttttattttggtggtaatgttttattttatttttgaggggGGGTATTTTTCTATACATATCCAATAATGCCTTCCATCTGAATGTAAAATAAGTACTCATGATTTCTATTATAGTATCagtgtaattatatatatatatatatacataaaggttTTGAGGCAGTTAAGCATGACCAGTTAATGTCACTCTAGTGCTTAGGCTGCAATCCTATGGTAGCAATTCTGTGCTGGTGTAAATCTTACTTATAAGGAGGAAAAAGAATCGAGGAAGCACGTGAAACTTACTAATTCTATTCGAGGATTTTATAATGGCATATTTTTTCAGTATTAAAGTGAAAATGTTTTCAACTCTGGGTCCTTACATTTTTCCAGCTTAATATTTGCAACTGGTATATCGGATTTGTGGTGTAAGGGACAGGGGAGGGGAGCGgttgggggggttggggggattCCCGGCTTTAGCTACATTAAAGCTCTTTCTCTAATCGCTTTGCCTTACCTGGCTCTTTACCCCTTACATAGCTCCCCCTCCTCTTTCCCCGCCCCTACTTTAGCAGCTTTCCCCTCTCCCTGAAGTAAGGTCTTTCCCCAACTCACCCTTCCCCCCTTTTTCCTCTCCTAATGCAGCAGTGAATCCCTTTATTAATAATACTGGAAATCCCTCGCTGCTGCTTCTGCTGGTGCTGCACACACTGCAGATACATAAAGATGTTAGTAGAGATTTGATTTAATTGACTCTGCCTAGATTGGTCTCATTAAACACAGAGGAGATTTCATTGGTCAGCACTCCTCGATGAAAGACAGCCTTAATGACTGGCATTTGAGATGCTGCTGGTATTTTGAATTCAACAGCTGCTGAAAATGGTAAAACTAATTAGTGTCCACCCACCCTCCCCGCCCAAGCAACTGCATATTGAAATTTGTTAAAGCATTCAGCTTTATGGAAATCAATCATTATCCTAAAGAAGTGTTTCTCTCCCATCATCCGGATTTCTGGTTGTGGCCCAGTAATTAACAAGAAAAGCATCCAACTGTTTGAATTTTATGAGCCAATGTAACTCCAGCCTGGATCATACTCCTCGGGGATTTCTAGGCAAGTCTATTTCATCAGCAGTTAGGTTACATGAGGCAAACAAAACCACACATATGGAAGAGTCTGCATTCCaccacatctcttcccttgaggAGCAGTTAAAGGTCTGCAGACCACAGATAAAAAAGAAGCAAGAcaaaatgtggggggtgggggtggagaagggATCTTAAATCAGTTAGTGAAAGCCCAGAGCAGTTGTAAGTAGATTTGCCTTCTAGAACTTATATTCTAAAGGGGAGTGATTTCTCAGAACAATGATGTTCTAgagtatgtattatttattttaacacttttaaaataaagtctattatCATAAACCACAACTATTCCTAAGGCCATTCATCATTTTCTCTCTTGGTTCTTTTGTTTGTGGACTGCATTTCATGGTGGTAAATTTGTCACCTTCTATCCTCTGACCAGCATTATGgattgtcatatatatatatatacttatatatacatatatatatatatatacacacatatatatatatacacatatatatatatatatatatgtatatatatatactttttataaAAGGCCTTAGTTCTTTTTAAGGAAAGTACATCTGGGTACTTGATAAACAATCAACAGATTTATTCATGATGGGAACAAACTAGGGCAGAAGAGGAGTCATACTTTTCAGCCATATTATGATGCTAAGAAGGAAAAGGTGGCAGATGTAGAAACAAGGTCTTGTTGGAAGGTGACACTTGATAACAAGTCCCTAGTGATACAtgacaacaattttttttaaatgatacatGTTTAGACTAGGTCATGATACTAAAACTTCTCATAGAACTGTGCACAGGGGCAAGACTTTTTCTTTATCCTGATTTTTTTAGAAGCATGAAAGAGGAGTCAAGATTAAAGGCGTAAACTTATTTTTAAGTTAGTAGTTTCAATGTTTTTTGAGTGGTCACTGTGTACCAGGCATGTGctaaatgatttacaaattatttaatttaagccTCACAAGTACAGGGTAGGTTAATAAGCTGTTGCTATtttcattctacagatgagaaaattgaggctttaGGAGAGTAAGCAATAACTCAGGGCAGTGGGTTGCGCTTTAAACCCCATTTTCTTCATACTCGAAAACCTCATTCTTTGAATGAAGTAGTCATATAGATTTATTTGATCAATGTCTTAAAGAAAGTTATCTTTCTTGTTTTCAAATTAATAAACAACTGTGATAATAGTGTACAACAAATTTAGCACCCGGGTAGTATCTTCTCAATCAGGTATGTGTTGGTGAACTTTAATGTTTCCAATATAATTGTCCTTCATTCAGAGGAACTAACTTTAGTGTCTTCTCCAAGAGTGTATAAgactataaatataagaaaaaagataaatttgttATATCAAGTTATGAATAATAGACATCAAAATCATTGAATCTACATTAGCTATATGTTGATTATAAAATGATTTGGGTCatcataatattttaatgaattaaaaaatgttcagAGTCCATGTAGAAGAGTAGAATATGactaatggaaaaatataccCAATATGATTTCATATATAAGAACATCATTATTGAGACATccaatgttttattcattttgataaaGTATCACTGTCACAGGTATACACATATACCCACTGTATATAgggtacataatatatatgaTCTCACTGTATCACTTTCATTTAGAAGTGCTTagttccttgtttttgttttgtctttacaTAAAATACCCATGTAGCTGTAGTTTCATGTACATTCAGTGAGATACCTTGTTTTCAGCTAAATCATTCTTAAGTTCATCAATGGAAGAGATTTTTGTTGTACTagatggaaaagaaggaaagaaggagctATCTTGGTTAGTTCCATTGCTTTAAAGAAAGTTGTAGCTTCTGTGGATGCTGCTGTAACTAAGAATATCCTAGAATTTAAATAGTTGCcatagaaatttattgtttaaCCATTTTTACATGTTTACCCAGCAGGAAGCTGGAATAGCTGATCTAACATCAACATAATGGGATTCTTTTCCTTAACAGTATTTATATTAGATGTAATTAGAATTGTCAGGCATTTTAATAAGTGTTAAAATTATATCGGTGATTCCAAGGACAGTTTGTTAATTTAGTTTTTTCCAGGTTGCTAATAAATGTTATTTGGTATATGCAGAGCAATGAATGAATTTGCAAGGGTGAACACGGAAGTGTGTGTGTACAATGTGTTGGTGGAATATTAAATAGAAGGGCTTCCAACTCAGTGCTTCTGCTAGCTGATTTATaaatactaatttttatttttacactatttgaagaaaaaaatggaaatataaaatgtgctAAAGATTTAATTTTAGCATGTATTAAGTTTTGattcatttcctttcttatttgaATCTAATTGcaatatattatttaacttttttaacgATTAACTCTGCGTAATGTCAACAGATAAAGTGTATTCACTCTCAAGATTTTAAAGTTCTATGAATTGTTTTAATGTGGcctaaaacataaaaaatggGGTGAAATTAAATGCTTCATATAATCCCCTGGCATATTCTTTCACCTataaagtttctaaaaatatgttataaaaaCTATAACGCAGGGCATGTAGGACTTTCTTCTTGGTGTCgaaatttaaagaaatgtcaTTACATGGTTCCATGAAAGCATGTTACAAACAGACCTATCCTGAAACCTGAACCAATATTGCCTCAGTTGTGACCTATCAAAATAAGTTTGTATAGCTGAAATACTGATGATAAGATAATAACAGATTAAGTGTTTAAGAATTAAACTTTCAAAATGAAATGGACACTGAAGAGATCAATGTAGATTACTGAAGCCCAGTGCAACCCTTTGGTCTTAAACGGTGGCGATTTTAGTTTATTGGTTTGGACCTGTTATCCAaacctttcttcttccctttactTGTTAAATGTATGTCACATTACATTCTTGAAGTATAATTATATTACATACTTGAACTTTGTACAAACTTCCCAGGAGGAAAATTATATAACAGTTTAAAGCATTTTGAATAAGTTAGAACCCAAATATTCAATTAGCAACATTAATTGGTCACCTGCTCCATGAAAACTATTGTAGAGCCTCtcttggagaaagaaaatgaggcaGTTTCTAACCTTGTGGAGTTTATAATCTATAAAGTGAGATACACACATAATTGTAAATTTTAGGACAGTCCATCATTGGTAGTGTTTCAAGGATAACACTAGAAAATGGGTTTCACTCCTGAGTAATTTAGTTGTTCCATCTGGAAATATGCAGGCTTCACATCAGTTGTCTTAGATGCTATCCAAATGGTTGAAAAACttaagacaatattttaaaatgaaatagatattttaattACCATTCtaacttaattttaatttctgtttctgtgaagtGGAAATAATCCCTGCTTTTTTAT from Choloepus didactylus isolate mChoDid1 chromosome 12, mChoDid1.pri, whole genome shotgun sequence includes the following:
- the SLITRK1 gene encoding SLIT and NTRK-like protein 1; amino-acid sequence: MLLWILLLETSLCFAAGNVTGDVCKEKICSCNEIEGDLHVDCEKKGFTSLQRFTAPTSQFYHLFLHGNSLTRLFPNEFANFYNAVSLHMENNGLHEIVPGAFLGLQLVKRLHINNNKIKSFRKQTFLGLDDLEYLQADFNLLRDIDPGAFQDLNKLEVLILNDNLISTLPANVFQYVPITHLDLRGNRLKTLPYEEVLEQIPGIAEILLEDNPWDCTCDLLSLKEWLENIPKNALIGRVVCEAPTRLQGKDLNETTERDLCPLKNRVDSSLPAPPAQEETFAPGPLPTPFKTNGQEDHATAGSAPNGGTKIPGNWQIKIRPTAAIAAGSARNKPPASGLPCPGGCSCDHIPGSGLKMNCNNRNVSSLADLKPKLSNVQELFLRDNKIHSIRKSHFVDYKNLILLDLGNNNIAAVENNTFKNLLDLRWLYMDSNYLDTLSREKFAGLQNLEYLNVEYNAIQLILPGTFNAMPKLRILILNNNLLRSLPVDVFAGVSLSKLSLHNNYFMYLPVAGVLDQLTSIIQIDLHGNPWECSCTIVPFKQWAERLGSEVLMSDLKCETPVNFFRKDFMLLSNDEICPQLYARISPTLTSHSKNSTGLAETGTHSNSYLDTSRVSISVLVPGLLLVFVTSAFTVVGMLVFILRNRKRSKRRDANSSASEINSLQTVCDSSYWHNGPYNADGAHRVYDCGSHSLSD